The genome window TGAGACGCCCCGGATTCACGCGAAACGCCCGGGATTCACGCGATGGTGTGATCATGTGCCCCCATCCGGATGCCCACCGGAGGCCACGGGTAGGGCCCGGCCATGACGCAGCCGTTCGCACTCCCGCACTTCTACCTGCCGTACCCCGCGCGGCTGAACCCCCACCTCGAAGAGGCCCGTGCCCACTCCTCCGCGTGGGCACGGGAGATGGGCATGCTGGAGGGCTCCGGCGTATGGGACCGGGCGGACCTGGACGCGCACGACTACGGCCTGCTGTGCGCCTACACCCACCCCGACTGCGACGGCCCGGCCCTCTCCCTCATCACCGACTGGTACGTGTGGGTGTTCTTCTTCGACGACCACTTCCTGGAACTCTTCAAGCGCTCCCAGGACCGCCCCGGCGGCAAGGCCCACCTCGACCGGCTCCCGCTCTTCATGCCCCTGGACCTCGCGACCCCCGTCCCCGAGCCGGAGAACCCGGTGGAGGCGGGCCTCGCCGACCTCTGGGCGCGCACGGTCCCGGCGATGTCGATGGACTGGCGCCGCCGCTTCGCCGTGGCCACCGAGCATCTGCTCAACGAGTCGCTGTGGGAGCTGTCCAACATCAACGAGGGCCGGATCGCCAACCCGGTCGAGTACATCGAGATGCGCCGCAAGGTCGGCGGCGCACCCTGGTCGGCCGGCCTCGTCGAGTACGCGACCGCCGAAGTCCCGGCGTCCGTCGCGGAGTCGAGGCCCCTGCGCGTCCTGATGGAGACGTTCTCCGACGCCGTCCATCTGCGCAACGACCTGTTCTCGTACCAGCGGGAGGTCGAGGAGGAGGGCGAGAACAGCAACGGCGTGCTCGTCCTGGAGACCTTCTTCGGCTGCGGCACCCAGCAGGCCGCCGAGACCGTCAACGACATCCTCACCTCCCGGCTGCACCAGTTCGAGAACACCGCGCTCACCGAAGTCCCCGGGCTCGCCCTGGAGAAGGGCCTCACCCCCGGCGAGGTCGCCGCCGTCGCCGCGTACACCAAGGGCCTCCAGGACTGGCAGTCCGGCGGCCACGAATGGCACATGCGGTCCAGCCGGTACATGAACGAGGGCGCCGCCTCCGCGCGCGGCCCGCTCGATCTCGGCGGAGCGGTCCTCTCCGGCCCCGCACTGATCGCCCAGGCCGGTTTCGGCACCTCCGGCACGGACGTCGGGGCGCTGCTCGCGACCGCCGCCCAGGAACGGCTGCGCGCCCACACCCATGTGCCGTACCAGAAGGTAGGTCCGTCCCGACTCCCCGATTTCTACCTGCCGTTCGAGGTGGAGCTGTGCCCGCACCTGGACGGCGCCCGCCCCCGGCTCACCGCCTGGATGCACGAGATGGGCATGCTGGGCGAGGGCGTCTGGGACGAGGAGCGGCTCGCCGCCGCCGACCTCCCGCTCTGCGCGGCCGGCCTCGACCCGGACGCCACGGCCGAGGAACTCGACCTCAGCTCCGGCTGGCTGGCCTGGGGCACCTACGGCGACGACTACTACCCCCTCGTCTTCGGCCACCGCCGCGACCTCGTCGCCGCCCGACTGACCACGGCCCGGCTCTCCGACTGCATGCCCGTCGACGGGGAGCCGGTCCCCGTCCCGGCCAACGGCATGGAACGGGGCCTCGTCGACCTCTGGGCACGGACGACGGCGCGGATGACCCCCGACGAGCGGCGCGGGCTGAAGGCGTCCGTCGACAAGATGACCGAGAGCTGGGTGTGGGAGCTGTTCAACCAGATCCAGAACCGGGTCCCCGACCCGGTCGACTATCTGGAGATGCGGCGCGCCACCTTCGGCTCCGACATGACCCTCAGCCTGTGCCGGATGGGCCACGGCCCGCAGATCCCGCCCGAGGTCTACCGCAGCGGCCCCGTCCGCTCCCTGGAGAACGCGGCGATCGACTACGGCTGCCTCATCAACGACGTCTTCTCGTACCAGAAGGAGATCGAGTACGAGGGCGAGGTGCACAACGCGATCCTGGTCGTGCAGAACTTCTTCGGCTGCGACTACCCGACCGCGCTCGGTGTGATCCACGACCTCATGACCCAGCGGATGCGGCAGTTCGAGCATGTCGTCGCCCATGAACTCCCGGTCGTCTACGACGACTTCGCGCTCTCGCGGGAGGCGCGCACCATCATGGACGGCTATGTGGACGACCTGCGGAACTGGCTGGCCGGCATCCTCAACTGGCACCGGCGGGTGGACCGTTACAAGCCCGAGTTCCTGGCCCGCCGCGCCCACGGCTTCGTCCCGGACCGGCCCCCGGCGCTGCCGTTCGCCCCGGCGCGCACCGGCTGAGCCGTCGGCGACCGGTTCACACCGCCCGCCCCGCCACCACCCGGGCCGCGTGCTCGACCGCGGCTCGGGCGAAGGCCCGTACGACCGGATGCGGACGGCTGCCGTCGCCGGCCAGCTCCGGCTGGAAGAGCGTCGCCAGGAAGAAGGGGTGACCGGGGAGTTCGGCGATCCGTACGTGCCCGTCCTCGTCGTGTCCGGAGAACCGCAGCCCGTGCGCGCGCAGGGTGTCGAGGTGCCGGGTCGGGCCGTACGCGCAGAAGTACCGCTCGACCGACCGCTCGGCGTTCATCACGGACTGGGCGAGCGAGCCGGGCTCGACGGCGACCGTCGCCTCGTGCCCGACCAGGGAACAGGCGAGCGGTTCGATGAGGAAGTCCCCGGCGCCGGGGTCGTTCTCGGCGTGCGCGACCCGGGTGAGCCCGCACACGCTCCGGGCGTACTCCAGCAGGGCGTGCTGGAAGCCGCCGCAGGTGCCCAGGAACGGGATGCCCTCCTCCCGCGCGGTTCGGATCGCGGAGAGCACCCCGGCCTCGCTGCGGTAGGGGCTGCCCGGTACCACCCACACCGCGTCGAAGCCCCGTACGGCCTCCGCGTCGGCGGCGGCGTCCTCGGAGGGGATCCAGTACGCGTCGAGGACGAGCCGGTCCCGTCCGGCGAGGGCGTCGAGGAGCAGCGGGATCCGGCTGTGCGAGACCACGTCCGGGGAACGGTCGCCGACGAGGGCGAGCCGGGCGGCAGGGGACGCGGGGGAGGAGGCGGGCGGAGCCGCGTGGTTGGTCATGTCCGTCATCCTGGGCGTCACCCCGAGTTCACGTCCAACGATGATTTCCGCACTCCCGATAAGCACCGCTGATGACCTGCTGACGACAGGTACGCGATCCTGTCCGCCATGGATCCGCATCTGCTGCGTACGTATGTCAGCGTGGCCCGGCTCGCCTCCTTCTCCGAGGCCGCGCGGGAGCTGGGCTACACCCAGTCCGCGGTGTCCCAGCACATCGCCGCGCTGGAACAGGACCTGGGCGCCCCGCTGCTGACCCGGCGCCCCGTCGTCCCCACCGCCGCGGGCGAGCGGCTCCTCGAACACGCCGGACCCCTGCTGCTGCGCCTGGAGGCGGCCCGCGCCGATGTCGTACGGATGGCGGCGGCACCCGCGCATGGACTGACGCTCGCGGCGACCCCGACGGCACTCGGCCCCCGTACGCTCGCCGCGCTGCCCGCCGCCGGGGTGACCCTGCGGACCCTCGCCCGCGACGAGATCCCGGCGGCCGTCGCCACGGGCGCCGCCGATCTGGGCCTGGTCGACGGACTCGCCGCCCCCAGCGACCCCCTCCGGCTCCCCGACGTGGCACCCCTGACCACCCGGGGCGTCGGCGAGGAACCCGTCTGCGTCCTCCTTCCCGCCGGCCACCCGCTGGCCCGCCGCCCCGGACTCCGCCTCGCCGATCTCGTCGACGCGCGCTGGCTCGACGCCCCCGGCGCGGGCCTCCCGCTGGACCGGCTCCGCACCGCGAGCGGCACCGGCGGCGTCCGCACCGCCCTCCGCTACGAGGGCACCGACCTGCGGACGCTCACCACCCTCGCCGCCGCCGGACACGGCCTGACCGTCCTGCCCCACGGCTTCGCCGCCGACGTGCCCGGCGCGGTCGCCGTCCCCCTCGTCGCACCACGGCTGGTGCACCGCACCGAGCTGGTGTACGGCGGCAAGCCCGGGGGAGCGGCCGGGGCCCTGGTGCGGGAGCTGACCGGGCCGGGGGCGACGGAGGGCCCGAGGTGACGGGGTGTCAGTCTCACTCTTTCGTGGCTCGTCGTGCGGTGGCGCCCCGGGTAGGTCTGCGGCCGGAGGTGGCGACATCATGGAACAGACCGCGTTGAGGCCCAAGCCCATGCCGGGCCGGGAGACCGGTGCCGACCGTCCGTCCGGCACCGCCCGGCGCCCGCACGCCGCGCCCCGCCGGGCCCGGCAACGGCTGATCACCCTGCTGTTCGCCCTGGTCACCTGCGCGGCCCTGGTCCTGTCGGGCGTCGGACTCGGCACGATGGGCGCCACGGTGATCGGGATGAGCAGGCTCGCGGAGCTGCGGGAGCGGGGGAGCGCGCCGGACGCACCGGGCGCTTCCGCCCGGCCGGACGGCGTTCCCAAGTCGACTTCGGGGAAGGGGAGTTCGGTTCCGGCGCCCACCGGCGCGGCTGCCGGCGCGCCCACCCGCCCCACCCTCGGCGTCGAAGTCGTCGACGCCCCGGGCGGGGCCCGGGGCACCGGAGACTCCCGAGGCGCGGCGGGCGCGGGTGCCCGTGTCGTCGGTGTCCATGTCCCAGGGCCCGGCTACAGCGCGGGCCTCGTCCGGGGGGACACCGTCCTCGCCCTGGACGGCACCCGGACCGGATCGGCGGCCGAGCTCGCGCGGGCCGTCACCACCGTCCGCCCCGGCACGGCGGTGAGACTCCTCGTGCGGCACACGAACGGCACCCGTCGCCATCTGGTCGCCGTACCGGGAGTGGTCACCTGAGACCCCTCGGCCGAACCCCTACACGACGACCCGGAAGTGGCTGGTCAGCCGCCCCTCGTCGTCCAGTACGTGGAACGCCAGTCCGGGCGGCGCCTCCCGGTCCGCGACCCGCTCGCCCTCCCAGGGCAGCCGCAGCGTCCAGGCGACCCCGGGGCCGACGACCAGCGGACGCCCGGCGAACGTGGTCGCGGCGGGGGTGTGGGCGTGCCCGGTGACGATCCCCGCGATCTCCGGCCGGCGCTCCAGCAGCCGGGCGAGCTTCGACGGCTGACCGAGCCGGTAGCCGTCCGGCAGCGGGTGGTGCAGGGCCACCGGCGGGTGGTGGAAGGCGAGCAGTACCGGCCGGTCGCCGTCGAGACCGTCGAGGGTCTCCTCGATCCAGGCGTACGTCTGCGCGTCCAACTCGCCCTCGTCCCGGCCCGGAACACTGGAGTCGCACATCAGTACGGCCGCGTCCGTGAAGACATGGGCGCTGTTGACCGGCCCGTCGGCGGGCGGCTCCCCGAGCAGCGCCTTGCGACAGGGCGCCCGGCTGTCGTGGTTGCCCGGACAGGTGAGCACCGGGAAGGGCGCCCCGCCCTCCCGCGGCCCCAGCAGACGCGCCGCCTCCTCGTACTCGGCCTCCGTGCCGTGGTCGGCGATGTCCCCGGTCACCAGCAGCGCGTCCACCCGCCCCGGCAGCCCCCACAGCGCGTCCCGCACCCGCTCCGCCCGCCGGGTCGCCCGGTCGCTCCCGTCCAGACGCAGATCACTGATGTGCGCGAGTACGAGCATCGTCGTACGCCTCCCTCGGGGGTCGTGCCTTAATGGAACACATGAATCCAAGCATTAGTTCTAATGGGTGGGCAACCCGTGAGCGTTAGCCGGGTGCGAGGGGGCGCGCCGGAGAGCCCACGACGCCACTTGCCAATCGGCTCGCGTGCGCCGCGGCGGAGGGGCAGGATGCTGCCCGTAGCACCAGGGAACTCCGAGCAGACGGAGGCATGGATGACCGGCACGCCCAGCGACGGGCCCGCGCCCGCCCCGACCGAGGCCCCGCCCGCGCCGTTCACCGCCGACGACCACCGGGCGCGGATGCGGCGCGCGGCACGGGCCGCCGCGGACGCCGGGCTCGACGGGCTGCTGGTGGCACCCGGCCCCGACCTGGTGTGGCTGACGGGACACCGCCCGCCGGAGACCGAGCGGCTGACCATGCTGGTGCTCCGCGACGGCCGGGACCCCGTACTGGTGGTCCCCACCCTGGAGGCCCCGGACGCCGTCGGCGCGCCCGGCGGCCCCGCGCTCACCCTCCTCGACTGGACCGACGGCAAGGACCCGTACGACGCGGCCGTCTCCGTCCTCGGCCCGCGCGGCCGTTTCGGCGTCAGCGACAACACCTGGGCGCTGCACCTGCTCGGCCTGCGACGGCGGCTGCCGGGGACGGAGTACGTCGCGCTCACCGAGGCGCTGCCCATGCTGCGGGCGGTGAAGGACGCGGCCGAGCTGGAGCGGATGGCGGCGGCGGGCGCGGCGGCCGACCGGGCCTACGAGGAGATCCGCCAGGTGGCGTTCGCGGGGCGCCGGGAGACCGAGGTCGCCGCCGATCTCGCCGATCTGCTGCGGCAATTCGGGCACTCCCAGGTCGACTTCACCATCGTCGCCTCGGGCCCGAACGGCGCCAACCCGCACCACGAGGCCGGTGACCGGGTCATCGGGCACGGCGACATGGTCGTCCTCGACTTCGGCGGCCTCAAGGACGGCTACGGCTCCGACACCTCCCGCACGGTCCACGTCGGCGAACCGGCCGCCGAGGAGCGCGCGGTGCACGACCTCGTACGGGCCGCCCAGGAGGCCGGGTTCCGCGCGGTACGGCCGGGCGCGGCCTGCCAGGACGTCGACCGGGCCGCCCGCGCGGTCATCACCGAGGCCGGGTACGGCGACCGTTTCATCCACCGCACCGGGCACGGCATCGGCGTCACCACCCATGAACCGCCGTACATGATCGAGGGGGAGGAGCGGCCCCTCGTGCCCGGTATGTGCTTCTCGGTCGAACCCGGTGTCTATCTGCCGGGCCGTTTCGGCGTACGGATCGAGGACATCGTGACGGTGACGCAGGACGGCGGCCGACGCCTCAACAACACGCCGCGCGAACTGGCGGTGGTCGAGTGACCGACCGCGTGCTTCCGCTCCCCTGACCCCCCGGACGACGGCGCGACCATGACCCAGGCACCGACACCCACCGCGGACAGCGTCCGCCGGCTGGTCCGTTCCCTGCTCAAGAACGGGGAGGGCCGGCGCGGCGGCACGGGCGGCGACGGCCCCGAGGTGCGGCCCGTCGCCGGGGACGACACGGGCGGCACCTGGTGGGTCGGCACCCGGCATGTGCTGCGTCTGGCGACCGACCGGAACGCCGTCGGGCGGCAGCGGCGCGAGCTGCGGCTGCGGGACCTGGTCCGTCCGCACGTCGGTGTCGCCGTGCCGGTGAGCGTCGCGCACGGCGAGTGGTCCGGCGGCCTCACCTACACCCTCGACACACGGCTGCCGGGCGGTACGGCGGAGGACCACGACGTGTCCGCGGTCGGCGAGGCCGATCTGGCGGCGCTGCTCACGGGGTTGCGCGAGGTGCCGCTGCGGCAGGCCGAGGCGCTCGGGGTGCCACGGCTCGCCCCGCGCTCGCCGGAGGCGCTGCGGGCGGCGGCCGGGCGGGCGGCGCGGCTGCTCGCCGAGGCCGACGAGTTCGACGCGGCGCGGCTCGGGCAGCTGACGTCCGCGAGTGCGGCGCAGCTCACCGCGCCGGGGGTGGTGCTGGTCCACCACGGGCTGACCGGCGGCCGGCTCGTGGTCAGCGCCGACGGCCGGGTGCGGGGGGTTCTCGACTGGACCGACGCGGCGATCGGTGACCCCGCCGAGGACATCGCGGGCCTCGCCACGGCCGTGGGCTCCCCGGCCGCCGTCCGTGCGGCGACCCTCGCGGGGTACGGCGCCCGCCCCTGTCTGCGCGGCCTCTGGCTGGCCCGCTGCGACACGGTCGTCGACCTCGCGGAGGGCGTCCGGGGGCGCGCTCCCGCCCCTCTCCCCACCCTCCGCCACCGCTTGCGCCGCACCTGGGAGCCGATCCTGCTGGAGAGGGTGACGGATCTGCGGGGCGAGGACTGAGGGGCGGGTCCCGCTGTCGTCGCCGCCAGTCTCAGCTGCGCCCACCCGTGCCGCCGGGGCGGCCCGGGTGGGCGCGGGCGGCACCCTGTCAGCGCCGGTAAGCGCCTCCCACGCCCCCTGTCGCCGGGCGCCCGTTCACGCCACCGTCAGCACCACGCAGGACTCCCCGCCCAGTGCCAGCACCCCGTCCGCGCCCGGCGCCTCCACCGGATCCCAGGACGCCAGAACCCTCGCGTGCGGCACGCCGACGGGGATCGTGGCCGTCTCCTTGCCCAGGTTCACCGCCACGCGGACATCACCCCGGCGGAAGCCGAACCACCCCGCCTCCTCGTCGTACGCGACCTTGACGTCGGAGAGGTCGGGGTCGGAGAGGTCGGGGAAGGCGCGGCGGAGGGCGATGAGGGCGCGGTACCAGGCCAGCATCCGGGCGTGCGGCTCACGCGCCGGCTCGGCCCAGTCGAGACAGGACCGGTCACGGGTCGCCGGGTCCTGCGGATCGGGTACGTCCTCCTCGGCCCACCCGTGCGCCGCGAACTCCCGCCGCCGCCCCCGCCGTACCGCCTCCGCCAGCTCCGGATCGGTGTGGTCGGTGAAGAACTGCCAGGGCGTGGACGCGGCCCACTCCTCGCCCATGAAGAGCATCGGCGTGAACGGCCCGGCGAGCGTCAGTGTGGCCGCGCAGGCCAGCAGCCCGGGGGAGAGGGTCGCGGCGAGCCGGTCGCCCTGCGCGCGGTTGCCGATCTGGTCGTGGGTCTGGGTGTAGCCCAGCAGCCGGTGCGCGGAGACGCTCGTACGGTCCAGGGGCCTGCCGTGGCGGCGCTCCCGGAACGACGAGTAGGAGCCGTCGTGGAAGTAGCCGCCCGTCAGCGTCTTCGCCAGACCCGCGAGACCGGCCCGCGCGAAGTCCTCGTAGTAGCCCTGGGACTCACCGGTCAGGGTGGTGTGCAGGGTGTGGTGGAAGTCGTCGTTCCACTGGGCGTGCAGTCCGAGGCCGCCCCGCT of Streptomyces phaeolivaceus contains these proteins:
- the cyc2 gene encoding germacradienol/geosmin synthase Cyc2; this translates as MTQPFALPHFYLPYPARLNPHLEEARAHSSAWAREMGMLEGSGVWDRADLDAHDYGLLCAYTHPDCDGPALSLITDWYVWVFFFDDHFLELFKRSQDRPGGKAHLDRLPLFMPLDLATPVPEPENPVEAGLADLWARTVPAMSMDWRRRFAVATEHLLNESLWELSNINEGRIANPVEYIEMRRKVGGAPWSAGLVEYATAEVPASVAESRPLRVLMETFSDAVHLRNDLFSYQREVEEEGENSNGVLVLETFFGCGTQQAAETVNDILTSRLHQFENTALTEVPGLALEKGLTPGEVAAVAAYTKGLQDWQSGGHEWHMRSSRYMNEGAASARGPLDLGGAVLSGPALIAQAGFGTSGTDVGALLATAAQERLRAHTHVPYQKVGPSRLPDFYLPFEVELCPHLDGARPRLTAWMHEMGMLGEGVWDEERLAAADLPLCAAGLDPDATAEELDLSSGWLAWGTYGDDYYPLVFGHRRDLVAARLTTARLSDCMPVDGEPVPVPANGMERGLVDLWARTTARMTPDERRGLKASVDKMTESWVWELFNQIQNRVPDPVDYLEMRRATFGSDMTLSLCRMGHGPQIPPEVYRSGPVRSLENAAIDYGCLINDVFSYQKEIEYEGEVHNAILVVQNFFGCDYPTALGVIHDLMTQRMRQFEHVVAHELPVVYDDFALSREARTIMDGYVDDLRNWLAGILNWHRRVDRYKPEFLARRAHGFVPDRPPALPFAPARTG
- a CDS encoding CTP synthase C-terminal region-related (seleno)protein, whose product is MTNHAAPPASSPASPAARLALVGDRSPDVVSHSRIPLLLDALAGRDRLVLDAYWIPSEDAAADAEAVRGFDAVWVVPGSPYRSEAGVLSAIRTAREEGIPFLGTCGGFQHALLEYARSVCGLTRVAHAENDPGAGDFLIEPLACSLVGHEATVAVEPGSLAQSVMNAERSVERYFCAYGPTRHLDTLRAHGLRFSGHDEDGHVRIAELPGHPFFLATLFQPELAGDGSRPHPVVRAFARAAVEHAARVVAGRAV
- a CDS encoding LysR family transcriptional regulator, with amino-acid sequence MDPHLLRTYVSVARLASFSEAARELGYTQSAVSQHIAALEQDLGAPLLTRRPVVPTAAGERLLEHAGPLLLRLEAARADVVRMAAAPAHGLTLAATPTALGPRTLAALPAAGVTLRTLARDEIPAAVATGAADLGLVDGLAAPSDPLRLPDVAPLTTRGVGEEPVCVLLPAGHPLARRPGLRLADLVDARWLDAPGAGLPLDRLRTASGTGGVRTALRYEGTDLRTLTTLAAAGHGLTVLPHGFAADVPGAVAVPLVAPRLVHRTELVYGGKPGGAAGALVRELTGPGATEGPR
- a CDS encoding PDZ domain-containing protein is translated as MEQTALRPKPMPGRETGADRPSGTARRPHAAPRRARQRLITLLFALVTCAALVLSGVGLGTMGATVIGMSRLAELRERGSAPDAPGASARPDGVPKSTSGKGSSVPAPTGAAAGAPTRPTLGVEVVDAPGGARGTGDSRGAAGAGARVVGVHVPGPGYSAGLVRGDTVLALDGTRTGSAAELARAVTTVRPGTAVRLLVRHTNGTRRHLVAVPGVVT
- a CDS encoding phosphodiesterase — translated: MLVLAHISDLRLDGSDRATRRAERVRDALWGLPGRVDALLVTGDIADHGTEAEYEEAARLLGPREGGAPFPVLTCPGNHDSRAPCRKALLGEPPADGPVNSAHVFTDAAVLMCDSSVPGRDEGELDAQTYAWIEETLDGLDGDRPVLLAFHHPPVALHHPLPDGYRLGQPSKLARLLERRPEIAGIVTGHAHTPAATTFAGRPLVVGPGVAWTLRLPWEGERVADREAPPGLAFHVLDDEGRLTSHFRVVV
- a CDS encoding M24 family metallopeptidase → MTGTPSDGPAPAPTEAPPAPFTADDHRARMRRAARAAADAGLDGLLVAPGPDLVWLTGHRPPETERLTMLVLRDGRDPVLVVPTLEAPDAVGAPGGPALTLLDWTDGKDPYDAAVSVLGPRGRFGVSDNTWALHLLGLRRRLPGTEYVALTEALPMLRAVKDAAELERMAAAGAAADRAYEEIRQVAFAGRRETEVAADLADLLRQFGHSQVDFTIVASGPNGANPHHEAGDRVIGHGDMVVLDFGGLKDGYGSDTSRTVHVGEPAAEERAVHDLVRAAQEAGFRAVRPGAACQDVDRAARAVITEAGYGDRFIHRTGHGIGVTTHEPPYMIEGEERPLVPGMCFSVEPGVYLPGRFGVRIEDIVTVTQDGGRRLNNTPRELAVVE
- a CDS encoding aminoglycoside phosphotransferase family protein; this encodes MTQAPTPTADSVRRLVRSLLKNGEGRRGGTGGDGPEVRPVAGDDTGGTWWVGTRHVLRLATDRNAVGRQRRELRLRDLVRPHVGVAVPVSVAHGEWSGGLTYTLDTRLPGGTAEDHDVSAVGEADLAALLTGLREVPLRQAEALGVPRLAPRSPEALRAAAGRAARLLAEADEFDAARLGQLTSASAAQLTAPGVVLVHHGLTGGRLVVSADGRVRGVLDWTDAAIGDPAEDIAGLATAVGSPAAVRAATLAGYGARPCLRGLWLARCDTVVDLAEGVRGRAPAPLPTLRHRLRRTWEPILLERVTDLRGED